The Clostridiales bacterium FE2011 sequence GCAGCATCCGGATGATGGTCAGGACGTTCGGAATCGTCCAGACGTTGGAAAACAGCTTACGAATCTTCTCTTTCAAAAAGAGGACCTTCCTTCAAATCACTTTATGATTCATTATTCATTTTTCATTGTCATTATTTGGTCGTCAGTCCTTCGCCCAAAGTAATGACCTCTTTACGGCCTCGTGCCAACCCTTGAGGTTCAGCAGCCTTGTAGCGTCATCCATCCGGGGCGTAAACTCCAGATCCTTCTGCCAGACCTTTGTGGTTTCCTCCAGACTGCTGTAGATCCCCGCGCCGAGTCCGGCCAGCAGGGCCGCGCCCAGGGCGGTGGTTTCCAGCACTCTCGGCCGGATGACCGGAATGCCTGTAATATCCGCCTGGAACTGCATCAGGAAGCTGTTCGCGCTGGCGCCGCCGTCTACCTGCAGGCTTTCCGGCCGGCTGCCGCAGTCCGCGATCATCGCATCCATCAGATCCGCGCTCTGGTAGGCGATTGCCTCCAGCGCCGCCCGGACAATATGTGCCCGGCCGGTTCCCCGGGTCATGCCGATCAGCGTTCCCCGGCTGTACATATCCCACCAGGGTGCGCCCAGTCCGGTAAATGCCGGCACCAGGTATACGCCGCCGGTACTCTGGATTGACTGTGCAATCCCTTCTGTTTCTGCGGCGTTTTCAATAATCTTCAGTTCATCCCGCAGCCACTGGACGGTGGCTCCGCCCATAAACACGCTGCCTTCCAGCGCATATGTCGGTTTCCCGCCAATACGCCAGGCCATCGTGGTCAGCAGTCCGTGCTCGCTCATCACCGGTTTGTCCCCGGTGTTCATCAGCATGAAGCAGCCCGTGCCGTAGGTGTTCTTGATATCTCCGGTCTTCAGGCATGCCTGGCCGAACAGGCTCGCGTGCTGGTCACCCGCCATGGCGGTCACCGGAATAGCCCGGCCCAGGATCGCCGGATCCAGCATGCCGATCATTCCCGCCGTGTCCACCACCCGGGGCAGGCACGCTTTGGGAATATCCAGCAGCTTCAGGAGATCGTCGTCCCAGTCCTGGGTATGCAGGTTAAACAGCATTGTGCGGCCGGCGTTGGTCGCGTCCGTCACATGCGGCCTGCCCTCCAGCAGGTTCCAGCACAGGAAACTGTCCACCGTGCCGAAGCACAGCTCTCCTTTTTCCGCCCGATCCCGCAGGTTGTAATAATCCAGCAGCCACTTCAGCTTTGTGCCGGAGAAATAGGCATCCGGCACCAGGCCCGTCTTTTCGCGGATCATGTCGCCGCAGCCGTCCGCCACAAGCCGATCCACAATCTGGCTGGTCCGCCGGCACTGCCACACAATGGCGTTGCCAACGCATTCGCCTGTGTTCCGGTCCCAGAGGAAAGTGGTTTCCCGCTGGTTGGTGATGCCGATCGCGGCGATATCCGCCGCGTTCACACCGCTCAGGCGTACAGCTTCCCTCAGGGCCGTGATCTGACTGTTCAGGATATCTTTGGGGTCATGTTCCACCCAGCCGGGTTTCGGGTAATGCTGGGGGAATTCCTTGTTAAAGGCCGCAATAATCTCTCCGTCTTCGGTAAAGATCACTGCCCGGGAGCTGGTAGTTCCCTGATCAAGCGCCGCCAGAATCTTCTTCATAGCCGCCCTCCTCATCATGCACCTGCGCAAGCTCGAGTTCAATGCCGTAAACAAAGGACGTGTTTTTACCTGTAGTACCGATAACCACCGTGCTGCCATAGGCGGCGGGGGAAGCTTCAATCTCAGCATTCAGCTGCATTGTATCCACAACGCTTCCTGTGAGTCCCTCCAGCAGGTGGATGGTGCCGTTCTGTTCACACTGGATGATCCAGCCGTTTCCTGCTTCGTTATACACCGCAATGGGTGAAGATTCGCTGCGGCTGGAAAGGCCGTAGGACCAGACAATCTTTCCGCTTGCTTTTTCCAGCGCAATCAGGACAGCAGGCGTCTCACCGGAAAGGCCAAGCTGCTGCCTGCCTTCGTCTGAAAGACCGGTCACCGTGAAGTAGACCAGGTCATTCAGCCCATGTTGTCCGATCACCGGAGAAGCCTTGGCACCGACGTCATCCTTATCCTTCTTACCCTTGGTTACGCCGACGGAAGTCTTCCAGATTTCCTTTCCGCTCAGTGCGTCATACCGGCGGATCTGGATATCGCTGTCGCCCTTTTTCCGGTTGTTCAGCATATTCGCCGTGTACAGACTCAGCTCCCGGTTATCCGCCGGAGCCTTGTCCTTGGGATCGTCTTCGTCTCCTGTTTCTGCAGGCACCGGCGTTTCCTGGACATTCTCCCTGATCTGCATATCCATGGCAACCGCCGCCATGACGGAGTCCCCGGTATTCACTGCCCACACGGGCTTCAGGGTATCCGTATCAATGCACATGAGAACGCCTCCCATGTTTGCCATGTAGACGTACTTGTCATACGCGGCGGGAGAGGATTCGATTGCCAGCAGGGCTGTGCTCTTCTGTCCCTTCACCTTATAGTTCATAACGGTGATGGAAGGATCAATGGTCAGCACCTTCGCGTTGTAGTCGAAGCTTGAGTTCAGCGATTCCAGATACAGCATGCCGTTCGATCCGGCAGCAATCAGCGTATCGCTGGTTCTGTCGATCAGCGCTGAGGTTTCAAAGCTGCCGACATCATTCAGCGGCCGATGGTATTTTCCGTCCAGGCCGTCCAGCAGTTTCTGCTCCTTCTGGGAATACAGGTTGTACTGCCTCAGGCCGATCTTGCCGGTCTTCACCTTCATCTTCCGGGCAAACTGACCCACGCTCATGAAGGGATAACCGCCGGTATGCAGCGTCGGCGTACCGCGCATGGGATAGCCCAGCTTGATACTGTTGCGGGTTAATTCTCCGTCAGCCAGATCCAGGAAGCGGATATTGCCGTCCATGCCCGCAATGATGACTTCCTTCAGGGCCTTTGTATTGATTTTCTTTTCAAACAGGTTGCTTCCCTCGCGCACCTGCGTGCTCCAGCGGGCAATCACCGGCTGGCCGGTCCATCCGTAGCCGTAATAGGTCTGGTTTGTTCCCCGTGCGCTTCCGCTGTCCGCATGCCACTTTTCCTTCAGGCCTGTCGGTGCCGCGCTCAGCGTACCTACGGCTGCGTTCCGGCGGAAGTTGTCGCCGCGGAAAGTCATCACACCCAGCTGCTTTGTGGTATATTCATCCGCCGCCGGCATATGGATCAGTTCCTTCGCCGGCCGGCTGTAGTTTTTCACCTTCTTGGTAACGCTGGTATAAACCGTCGTACTGGAAATCAGTGACGGATCAGCTTCCGGCGCTGCCAGCGCCGTCAGCGGCGGGGTTTCAGTCGGTGCAGGGGTTGGCGGTGCAACGGTAGGAGTCGGTTCGGGCGTACGCAGTTCCCCGGTCGGCAGATCGTCATATCGATCTCCCTCGAAGGCTCCCTCGCCCTCTGCTTCGTTATCCGGATCTTCCTCTCCGTTTTCTCCCCAGAGATCCCCGGTAACGCCTTCTGCTTCTATATTCGGATTCTCATCCGATTCTGCTTCAGGATCCGGTTCCCCTTCAGCGCCTTCTTCCTTCGCTTTTTCCGCGTCCACGTCGTAATAATCGTCGTCGTCATATTCGGCCGGATCCGGTTCCGTGATTTCCTCCGGCTTCGGGGTCAGCATATCCAGCGGCCCTTGGATCTCTATTTCCACCGTGGAATTCGTATCATACCACTTGTCTTCATCAGCCCGGCGCACCTGGAGAATCGCGGTACCTTTCCGTCCGGTTTCCACGTGCATCTTCATGGTCCATAATTTGGAACCATCCGTGTTGTCTGTCGACGCGGCCTCGGTATCCAGATCCTCGTCGTTTTCTCCCCGCAGGCGGATTCCGGATACGTCCCGCTCCGTAAGCACGGTGAAAGCCATGTCCACCGGTGCGGTACGTCCTACCGTTTCATCCACCGGGATAAAGTTGATAACACGCGGAGCTTCCCGCACAGCGTTATTCTTCTGATTCGCCCTGTCCCTGAAGATCAGCACACCTGTAATGATGATGCCGATCACCACCAGCAGCGCCACAATGATCCTCAGCAGTTTATGCTCCGGACGATCCTGCACCTTTTCCTTGGCGTTCTCCGTCCGGAAAGGCTGACTCCGTTTTTCAAGATATGCTTTCGCGTCACGGGAATACATCGACTGTTCCCGTTCCCAGGCAGCGTCCCGGGCAGTTTCCCGGATCGGAACCTGCTGCGTCATACCGTCGCTCATGCGCCCAGGGGCATAGCCAACCCGTACCCTGGATGTTTTATCCTGGGTTCTGTTGCTGCCGGACCGGAGCGGCTCCTCCCGCACGTCCCGTCTGGGACGGACCGGCGCCTGCTTCTGTTCAGGCATAGGCGGCCTGCGGTACGCGTTCTGCGGACGGGTACCCGGACGTCTGGCTTCCGGCTTGACGGTGCCGTAAGGAGCTGCGCTCATGCGCCGCGCTTCCGCGGGCACCCGGCTGTCCGCGCCCTGCACCGCGGCAGGTGTTTCTTCAGATGCTTCTGTTTTTTCGACAGGTTCAGATTCTTCCGGCAGCTCAGGTGCCGCGGGAGCATCATTTTCTTCTTTCTTTTCAGGCTCCGGGATTGCTGTTTCCTGTACCTCGGCCGGTTCTTCCTCCGCCGGCATATCGGGCACTTCAGGGAAATCCGCTTCTTCGGTCTGCTCCGTCGCTTCTGTTACAGGCGCTTTCTCCTGTGTTTCCTTTTCGGGCTCATCATCAATAAGCCAGCGTTCAAGGCTGGCCAGCACTTCGGAGGATTCAGACGATTCTTCCGCTCTGACGGGAATGCCCGTTTCCGGTTTCCGCCGGTTTCTGCGCTGGGCATTCATCCCGGTATATGTATTCTGATCTTTCCGATTCCATCTGTCCAATCTTCGTCTTCTCCTTTTCTGCAAAGTTTCCGACAGTGTATATTATATCTGAAAGCGTTTTTGTTCACAAGTCCCGCGGCCGTTGCCTTTTCCCCTGCGCCCTTATATAATACGGATGCGGACGTTTTTCCATTGCAGTTCGTCCTGTTTTATTCTGAAAGATGGTTATTGTTTTATATTATGAAATGTACACTTTGTCCTCGTCAATGCGGTGCTGACCGTTCTGTTCAGCCGGGCTTCTGCGGCCTCGGCGAGGAGATGCTCATTGCCCGTATTGCCCCGCATCTGTGGGAAGAGCCGCCCATATCCGGCAGCCGCGGAACCGGAGCCGTCTTCTTTTCCGGCTGTACGCTCCGCTGCGTCTACTGCCAGAACGGAGATATCTCCCACCGGAATGAGGGCCGCCCTTTCACCCCGCGGGAGTTGTCAGACGCGCTCAAGCGCCTGACAGACCTAGGTGTCCACACCCTGTCTTTTATCACAGGCACCCCTTTTGTTCCCCGGATCCTGGAGGCGCTGGAACTCTGGCGCCCGCCCCTGCCCCTGGTATGGAATACCTCCGGCTATGAAACCGTGGATACCCTCCGCCGTCTCGAAGGCGTCATTGACGTATACCTTCCGGACCTGAAGCATTTCTCCACCCGTGCCGGACAGTTGTGCGCCGCGGCACCGGACTATTTTACCGTCACCTCCGCCGCGATTAAGGAGATGTGCCGTCAGACCGGTACTCCCGTTTACAATGAAAACGGCATCATGCTCAAGGGTACCCTGATCCGTCATCTGATCCTGCCGGGTTTCACTTCGGAAAGCCTGCGCCTGCTCACCTGGGTTCGGGATGAACTTCCTGCCGGCATTCCTGTCAGTCTCATGCGCCAGTATATCCCCTGCAACGGCGTATCCGTTCCCGGGCTGGACCGGCGCATCACGGAAAAGGAGTACAGCCGTGTCCGCGATCATATGATCGCCCTGGATCTTCCCGGCTTCCTGCAGGAACCGGATTCCGCCGACCGGGACTTTATACCGTTATTCAATCAGGATGAGAGCTTTGTTTAAACCCATATGAAAATAACGGAGTGTGCGAACGCACACTCCGTTATTTTACAATTCTTCATTTTTCATTACCAAAGTAAAAAAGCCTGACATTGTCAGGCTTTTTATTGTCAGGATTTTTTAACTTTGGGTACGTGGTATTCATACTTCCCGCCCATGTCAAACCGGACAGATTCCGGCGGAACTTCCAGCAGGGACGGATTATCCATATACTTGACCATGGAAGCAAAGAAGGCGGAGTAATGGGCGCCGGAGCACATCCGCTCATCCGCGGTCATGCCCAGCGGCAGCCACCGCTTCATGCGGCTCTTGCCTTCACTGTCCACAGTGGCTTCCTTCATGATTGTGCCCATGCCGATGAACATGCTCACATTGCCGAAGTTATAGATGTGATGCCATACATGGTTCAGGCCGATGGACGCGTTGTTGGTGATAAACAGGCCGCTGTAGAAAGGCAACTCCCGGATCAGGAATCCGGGTGCAAGGCCGTAGCGGTCCAGCAGCCGGTACAGGCCCACAATGCCGGTGGCCAGTCCCGGAATCTTCAGCAATGCTCCTGCCAGCTTGGTCAGGAACGCGTCCTCCTCTTCATCCCGGATTTTTTCCTGTGCGGCAACCATCCGGTCCCGGACGTCGAAGATCGTATCTGTCAGGTCGAACTCGATCCTGGCTGTGACTTCGTTGCTCTCATTGTTCTGCGGATCCTTGAGGACCACGTAGGAAAGGGAGCAGTTGTTCCGGGCATAATACTGCTTGTTGAAAATGAACCTGTTCAGTTCAGGCAGCTGGCTGACAGACCGCACATACGCCGCGGCAATGATCTGCATGAAGGTAATTCTTTCCCCCTGCCGATTCTTTTCCGCGATATAGCGCGCAGCTTTCTCATAGTCCATCTTGTGTTCCAGGAAAACCTGCGCGTCACAGCGCATGGGCATCAGGTAAGGGGTAATCTGCACGATCGGGTCCACGTCATTGAGTCGTCTGCCATCCGGTCTGCGTCCAAACATGTTCAGGCCTCCCTTTCAGTTAAAACAGACCCGTAGCCTTTTCCAGGGCTTCCTGCTGTGCATGCAGGAGCTCTTCAAACTGGCGCCGGTATTCCACAGCAGTTTCCTTCAGCGCGGTAACCTCTTTTTCCAGGCCTTCCCGTTCTTCGGCCAGCCCGTTCAGGCGCTCATTCGCCTCTGTCTCTGCCTTCAGGCGGATCGCCTCAGCATCTTCCCGGGCCTTGCGGATGGTTTCTTCCTTCACGGTTGCAGCCATCTCCAGGATCTCCCGGAACTTGTTCTCATCCTCTTTGCTCACGCTGGAGGATTCAGCCGCCGGTGCGGACGGACGCACCATTGTTGTCTTCTGGCGCAGATCCTGGATTTCGTTGTTCAGCCGGTCCATTTCCTCACAGATCAGGTCCAGGAAGGTATCCACCTCTTCCTGATTATACCCTCTTGACGCGATAGTAAACTCTTTCTCCGCAATAACTTCTGAAGTGATTCTTTCCATGTCCGTCCCTCCTTCCGGTACTGTCAATCTGAATTGTTAATTGTTAATTGTTCATTGTTCATTGCTATTGATTTGGTTCCGCCAGATCAATAGCCATATCCTCCGAAGCTGCCATAGGCTCCGGCTGCCACCGGCATAGTTCCGGTGTAAGGATTATAACCCTGCAGTTCGCCGTTCCGCGCCGCGTTCCAGTCGGCCGCGTTCGCGCTGGTTCTGTGTTCCCGCCGGCCCTGGAAGGGAACTTCCGCAGGCTCGGTCATTGGGGGTGCCGCCATTTCCGGCGGCTGCATCATTCCGCCGGGCATCATCACACGGGCATTGTTCTGCTCGGGCAGGATCTTGACGCCTTCCGGCGCAATGATGACAATCTGTGCGCCCTGCAGCAGCCGGACTGAGCATCCCAGGGTAAAGGCAGCACCGGCCAGCATATCCTGGCACCGCATGCTTTCGCTGTCGTTGGCAATCGCGTCCAGCATCACGATCAGGGTTTCCCCGTCCTTCATGCACTCAATCGCTTCGTAGCAGCTCTTCAGGCCGGTCAGTGTGATGATGTGCTCCACGTGCACCTGTCCGCGTTCCATCCGCGGCTCAACACCCGGCATATAGGAAATATTGTTCCTCTGGGCCTGGGTAAAACCGGTCTGTCCGCTGAAGCTTCCCTTGCCCACATAATCCTGCTGGGCGCTCTGGTCCTGCTGCGGAAAATAGCTGGTGCCCTGCGGCTGGCCATAAGCCGTCTGGCCGAAGGCCGTCTGGTTATAGGCCGTCTGGTTGTACGCGGTCTGGCCGTATGCGGTCTGATCAAAAGCAGTCTGGCCATACGCAGTCTGGCCGAAGGTGCCCTGCTCATATCCTCCGAAATTCACCGGCGGATTCATGCCTGTGAAACCGGTATGCACAAAACGGGGATCCTGTCCCTGCATCTGTGTCATATCACCGGGCTGGGCTTCCGCGGTCTTCTTCCGCAGCGGACGGTAATGGCTGGTGCCTCCGTCCGGCCGGCGCGTGATATCCGCCGACACGCGGGAAAAAACCCCTTCAATGCTCTTCATCAGATCCTTAAATGCCATACGTGTTTTCCTCTCCTCTTTCCCGTCATCCGCGGGGTCCGAAAATTGCGCTTCCCACCCGGACCATCGTCGCTCCGTGAGCCGCGGCCAGCCGGTAATCACCGGACATGCCCATGCTTAGCTCTTCCATCGCGATCCCGCTCAGGTTTTTATCCCTGATCCGGTCAAACAGTCCGCGCGTCCGTGCAAATAATCCGTCCAGATAATCCTGGTCCTCTGTCAGCGGCATTACCGCCATCAGTCCCCGGATCTCAATCCCTTCCAGGGGCGCAATCTGTTTCAGAAACGCTTCCGTCTCCTCAAACAGTACGCCGCCCTTCTGTTCTTCTCCCGCGGGGCTGATTTCCACCAGCACCGGCATCCGCCTTCCGGCAGCCAGTGCCCGGTTATGAATCTCCCTGGCCAGCGGTTCGCTGTCCACGGATTGAATCATGCACACGTCCCCGACAATCTGCTTCACCTTGTTCCGCTGCAGGCGGCCGATCAGGTGAATCTGAAACCGGTCCCGAAGCTCCGGCAGCTTGGTCAGGAGCTCCTGCACCCTGTTCTCGCCGATGTCCGTAATCCCCATTTCAGCCAGCGGCAGGATTTCCTCCGCGCTGTGGGTTTTCGTCACGGCAATCAGTTTCGGTATGGGATAACGTCCTGCCGAAGCTTCTTCCAGCTCCCGCCGGACTCGTTCCACTCTGCTTTCCAGTTCCTCCCGGGTCATGGCGTCTGTCTCCTCCCTGATCAGAACAGCTTTACAGTCTGCCCTTCATAGAGCGTACCCTGCTGTATCGGAGAGATGTAAACCATCCCGTCCTTTTCGTCCATCACATTGACGGGAATGAAGAAGGGATATTCTCCATCCACGACCACAACGCCAGGCATGTTGTCCTGCGTGTAAATGGCCCTTGTCGGCACCGTCAGGCTGGTCACGTTATCGCCCAGCACGCCGGAACATGTCCGGATATACAGTACCGGCTGCACCTTGGACTGTACGTCCAGCCGGACCTCCAGTTCACCGCCGGTCCGGGTGAAACTCAGCACCTGCGCCTGAACCATGGTATCCTTGAAGTTTTCCAGCTTCAGTTCGTATACCGCGCCTTCCACCGGGTTCCAGTTGCTGTCCTTGATCAGCATCAGCACAACCCAGTGCCCGTCGCGCACCACACGGTAGATCGTGGTTTTTCCCTTTGAACTGATATCATTGGAGGAAGCCGGCTTCTGTCCGTTGATCATCGCACGGACCTGGGCCGGGCTGAACTTGTCATAGTTGGTAATCGTCAGGTCATACTCGTATCCGTCGGAATAGAAGCTGACCAGGCCCTCTTTCAGCGCAACAGACTTCTTGGTCCAGCTGGCGATTCGCTGCAGCTGGCTCTGCTCGTCATCATACAGGCGGGTCATCCGCTGGTCTCCGCTGTACTTTTCCTTCAGCCGGCTCTGGCGCGCACGGATTGCAGCCGCAAGCAGCGCTTCCTGGTTGTTCATGTTGCCCCGGGCGCCGCCAATCAGCTCCCGGACTTCGCGAGCCCGCGTCAGCACTTCCGCTTCCAGCTTTTCCATCTGCGGATCCGTATTGATTTCCTGGTTCAGCAGCTTGACCTGGTATTCCTTGATCTGGTTCCGGTAATCCTGCAGGGTTTCCAGTTCCCGGGTGCTGAAGCCGGAGGAATAGACGTTGCAGATATCTGTGCCCGGGGAAACATAGCTTCCCTCTTCCGCCAGGTACTCAACACTGGATACGGCTTCCTGGTCAAAGGGCGTCTCATCCCGCACGATCAGACAGTCTCCGGTATAACGGGTACCGATTACACCTGCGGTAATCTGGGCATAGGGGGCGGCTTCGGGAGCCAGCGAGGTGATCAGATACCAGGCAGCAAAAGCAAGCGCCAGCACGATCAGCATGATCTGCGGCACGCTCATGCGTTTTTTCTCCTGCAGTGTCGGCATCTGTACCGGCTGCGGAGGCTGCATATCGTACACCTGCGGTTCACCCCCCTTTCTGACATTCTGTTATTATATCATGCGTTTTTATTCTTTGGCAAATCTGCGGCTTATTTCAGCCACTCCGCCGGCCTGACAACGGCAACCGCCGGATCCCCGTCTGTGACTTCCAGCGTCATCAGGGACTTTTCGCCGGTAATCCGCTTCTTTTCCGGGGAAGCGGTTGCCATGACGAACGCCATGCCGACCACTTTTACATTGAATTCCCGCATCAGTTCCACCATACCGCCGGCTGTGCCGCCTCCCTTGAGGAAGTCGTCCACAATCAGCGCCTGCTGGTTTTCCTTCACCGCCCGGCGGCTCAGGCTCATCGTCTCAATGCTTCCGCTGCCGGAAACGTAGTTGATGTTCACCGCGGAGCCCTCATACACCCGGGAGGAGTGCCGGGCAATCACCAGCGGCACGCCCAGCGCGTTGGCCGTCGCAAAAGCCACCGGAATCCCCTTTGTTTCCATCGTCAGCACAAAATCCGGCTCTGTGTCATAGTACTCAGTCGCGATAATCTCGCCCATCCGGTTCACAATTTCCGGCATGGAAAGGATATCGCTGTAATACAGGAATCCGCCGGGAAGCACCCGTTCCGTGCCGCTGAGATCCGCGCACAGCTTTTCAATGGTGGCCCGCGCCTTTTCCCGGCTGACCTTCGGGCGGTACCTTACGCCGCCGGCAGCGCCGGTCACCGTATCGATTTCTCCCAGGTCAAAGGCCTTCGTCACCTGCTGCAGCAGGTCAACATCCTCGCTCATCGTGGATTTCGCGGATCCGAACAGTTCGCAGAAGCTGTTCAGCGTAAAGATCCTGTTGGGGGTTCCTGACAGCAGTTTGATCATTGCGGTCATGCGCTCATTACGGCGGATTCTGTCCATCTTTCTTCTCCAATTCTGCTTCCGAAGCATCCTCTGGTAAATCATTTCACAACAGGTAATTATAGCACAATATCCGAATGATTCAAAGATTTTTATCCGTATTGTTCGGAAAAAAAAGAAAAGACCGGTCATTTGACCGGTCTCTATTCTTTGCCTGTTTTACTCTTCCTTCATCAGGAAAGGGCTGATCTCTTCCAGCAGGTCGCTGCAGTCATCACTGTAGATCTCCAGGGTGATCGGCTTTGACAGATCCAGGGAGAAAATGCCCAGGATTGACTTGGCGTCCACCACATGGCGCCCTGCACGCAGATCCATCTCATAGGGGTAGCGCGCAACGATGTTGACGAAATTGTTTACATTCTCAACCAGGCTCAGTCTGATCATAGCGGACTTCACGGCAAAGCACCTCCTTCATATTCGTCGCCGGGGTTCCGGCGCGGGTTCCTATCATACAGCATTTCGGTACCGGTTTCAATTTC is a genomic window containing:
- the glpK gene encoding glycerol kinase GlpK, which gives rise to MKKILAALDQGTTSSRAVIFTEDGEIIAAFNKEFPQHYPKPGWVEHDPKDILNSQITALREAVRLSGVNAADIAAIGITNQRETTFLWDRNTGECVGNAIVWQCRRTSQIVDRLVADGCGDMIREKTGLVPDAYFSGTKLKWLLDYYNLRDRAEKGELCFGTVDSFLCWNLLEGRPHVTDATNAGRTMLFNLHTQDWDDDLLKLLDIPKACLPRVVDTAGMIGMLDPAILGRAIPVTAMAGDQHASLFGQACLKTGDIKNTYGTGCFMLMNTGDKPVMSEHGLLTTMAWRIGGKPTYALEGSVFMGGATVQWLRDELKIIENAAETEGIAQSIQSTGGVYLVPAFTGLGAPWWDMYSRGTLIGMTRGTGRAHIVRAALEAIAYQSADLMDAMIADCGSRPESLQVDGGASANSFLMQFQADITGIPVIRPRVLETTALGAALLAGLGAGIYSSLEETTKVWQKDLEFTPRMDDATRLLNLKGWHEAVKRSLLWAKD
- a CDS encoding PQQ-binding-like beta-propeller repeat protein — translated: MDRWNRKDQNTYTGMNAQRRNRRKPETGIPVRAEESSESSEVLASLERWLIDDEPEKETQEKAPVTEATEQTEEADFPEVPDMPAEEEPAEVQETAIPEPEKKEENDAPAAPELPEESEPVEKTEASEETPAAVQGADSRVPAEARRMSAAPYGTVKPEARRPGTRPQNAYRRPPMPEQKQAPVRPRRDVREEPLRSGSNRTQDKTSRVRVGYAPGRMSDGMTQQVPIRETARDAAWEREQSMYSRDAKAYLEKRSQPFRTENAKEKVQDRPEHKLLRIIVALLVVIGIIITGVLIFRDRANQKNNAVREAPRVINFIPVDETVGRTAPVDMAFTVLTERDVSGIRLRGENDEDLDTEAASTDNTDGSKLWTMKMHVETGRKGTAILQVRRADEDKWYDTNSTVEIEIQGPLDMLTPKPEEITEPDPAEYDDDDYYDVDAEKAKEEGAEGEPDPEAESDENPNIEAEGVTGDLWGENGEEDPDNEAEGEGAFEGDRYDDLPTGELRTPEPTPTVAPPTPAPTETPPLTALAAPEADPSLISSTTVYTSVTKKVKNYSRPAKELIHMPAADEYTTKQLGVMTFRGDNFRRNAAVGTLSAAPTGLKEKWHADSGSARGTNQTYYGYGWTGQPVIARWSTQVREGSNLFEKKINTKALKEVIIAGMDGNIRFLDLADGELTRNSIKLGYPMRGTPTLHTGGYPFMSVGQFARKMKVKTGKIGLRQYNLYSQKEQKLLDGLDGKYHRPLNDVGSFETSALIDRTSDTLIAAGSNGMLYLESLNSSFDYNAKVLTIDPSITVMNYKVKGQKSTALLAIESSPAAYDKYVYMANMGGVLMCIDTDTLKPVWAVNTGDSVMAAVAMDMQIRENVQETPVPAETGDEDDPKDKAPADNRELSLYTANMLNNRKKGDSDIQIRRYDALSGKEIWKTSVGVTKGKKDKDDVGAKASPVIGQHGLNDLVYFTVTGLSDEGRQQLGLSGETPAVLIALEKASGKIVWSYGLSSRSESSPIAVYNEAGNGWIIQCEQNGTIHLLEGLTGSVVDTMQLNAEIEASPAAYGSTVVIGTTGKNTSFVYGIELELAQVHDEEGGYEEDSGGA
- a CDS encoding radical SAM protein; this translates as MKCTLCPRQCGADRSVQPGFCGLGEEMLIARIAPHLWEEPPISGSRGTGAVFFSGCTLRCVYCQNGDISHRNEGRPFTPRELSDALKRLTDLGVHTLSFITGTPFVPRILEALELWRPPLPLVWNTSGYETVDTLRRLEGVIDVYLPDLKHFSTRAGQLCAAAPDYFTVTSAAIKEMCRQTGTPVYNENGIMLKGTLIRHLILPGFTSESLRLLTWVRDELPAGIPVSLMRQYIPCNGVSVPGLDRRITEKEYSRVRDHMIALDLPGFLQEPDSADRDFIPLFNQDESFV
- a CDS encoding 2-oxo acid dehydrogenase subunit E2, producing the protein MFGRRPDGRRLNDVDPIVQITPYLMPMRCDAQVFLEHKMDYEKAARYIAEKNRQGERITFMQIIAAAYVRSVSQLPELNRFIFNKQYYARNNCSLSYVVLKDPQNNESNEVTARIEFDLTDTIFDVRDRMVAAQEKIRDEEEDAFLTKLAGALLKIPGLATGIVGLYRLLDRYGLAPGFLIRELPFYSGLFITNNASIGLNHVWHHIYNFGNVSMFIGMGTIMKEATVDSEGKSRMKRWLPLGMTADERMCSGAHYSAFFASMVKYMDNPSLLEVPPESVRFDMGGKYEYHVPKVKKS
- a CDS encoding DivIVA domain-containing protein, with product MERITSEVIAEKEFTIASRGYNQEEVDTFLDLICEEMDRLNNEIQDLRQKTTMVRPSAPAAESSSVSKEDENKFREILEMAATVKEETIRKAREDAEAIRLKAETEANERLNGLAEEREGLEKEVTALKETAVEYRRQFEELLHAQQEALEKATGLF
- a CDS encoding cell division protein SepF yields the protein MAFKDLMKSIEGVFSRVSADITRRPDGGTSHYRPLRKKTAEAQPGDMTQMQGQDPRFVHTGFTGMNPPVNFGGYEQGTFGQTAYGQTAFDQTAYGQTAYNQTAYNQTAFGQTAYGQPQGTSYFPQQDQSAQQDYVGKGSFSGQTGFTQAQRNNISYMPGVEPRMERGQVHVEHIITLTGLKSCYEAIECMKDGETLIVMLDAIANDSESMRCQDMLAGAAFTLGCSVRLLQGAQIVIIAPEGVKILPEQNNARVMMPGGMMQPPEMAAPPMTEPAEVPFQGRREHRTSANAADWNAARNGELQGYNPYTGTMPVAAGAYGSFGGYGY
- a CDS encoding YggS family pyridoxal phosphate-dependent enzyme; the encoded protein is MTREELESRVERVRRELEEASAGRYPIPKLIAVTKTHSAEEILPLAEMGITDIGENRVQELLTKLPELRDRFQIHLIGRLQRNKVKQIVGDVCMIQSVDSEPLAREIHNRALAAGRRMPVLVEISPAGEEQKGGVLFEETEAFLKQIAPLEGIEIRGLMAVMPLTEDQDYLDGLFARTRGLFDRIRDKNLSGIAMEELSMGMSGDYRLAAAHGATMVRVGSAIFGPRG
- the purR gene encoding pur operon repressor, with product MDRIRRNERMTAMIKLLSGTPNRIFTLNSFCELFGSAKSTMSEDVDLLQQVTKAFDLGEIDTVTGAAGGVRYRPKVSREKARATIEKLCADLSGTERVLPGGFLYYSDILSMPEIVNRMGEIIATEYYDTEPDFVLTMETKGIPVAFATANALGVPLVIARHSSRVYEGSAVNINYVSGSGSIETMSLSRRAVKENQQALIVDDFLKGGGTAGGMVELMREFNVKVVGMAFVMATASPEKKRITGEKSLMTLEVTDGDPAVAVVRPAEWLK
- a CDS encoding HPr family phosphocarrier protein, with product MKSAMIRLSLVENVNNFVNIVARYPYEMDLRAGRHVVDAKSILGIFSLDLSKPITLEIYSDDCSDLLEEISPFLMKEE